One genomic window of Arthrobacter sp. KBS0703 includes the following:
- a CDS encoding response regulator transcription factor codes for MGLDGRVACGCAGFVADCGGGRGREQLNSDNCRVIENNQAIRDLFCILSLPEWASWSASKPTDTGSLRAAGTMDLALITLDPGLSDLIGLDVARGLRALSKAPILMITAWAEPGEEIDGMAAGADAYLAKPVRPTC; via the coding sequence ATGGGGTTGGACGGACGGGTCGCGTGCGGCTGTGCTGGTTTCGTTGCGGATTGTGGCGGCGGACGTGGCCGGGAACAACTGAATTCAGACAATTGCCGTGTCATCGAAAACAATCAGGCAATCCGGGACCTGTTCTGCATTTTGTCCTTACCGGAATGGGCTTCGTGGTCCGCGTCGAAACCCACCGACACAGGAAGTCTCCGGGCGGCCGGAACAATGGATCTGGCCCTCATAACTCTCGACCCGGGCCTTTCGGACCTCATCGGCCTGGACGTAGCGCGCGGCCTGCGGGCACTCTCGAAGGCACCGATCTTGATGATCACCGCGTGGGCAGAACCCGGCGAAGAGATCGACGGCATGGCTGCCGGCGCCGACGCCTACCTCGCAAAGCCCGTCCGCCCCACATGCTAG
- a CDS encoding GAF and ANTAR domain-containing protein — protein sequence MTTSRAERVSAAFVRITNTLVADYDVLDWLHALVEAAVDLLDAAAAGLLLADPHGQLQVLASTSELSQLVEILQLEAGSGPCVECYRTGTLVVVEDIPAMSGHWPEFQAAALSQGFRSVHAVPLRVQGRTIGAMGLFGEHPGTLTQEDVAIGQALADVATISILQERSIRESALVNDHLQRALNSRVLIEQAKGVFAYTAGVDMDEAFRRLRTLARASNQNLHDTAAHVIDRTLTL from the coding sequence GTGACGACAAGCCGCGCCGAGCGCGTCAGCGCGGCCTTCGTAAGAATCACGAACACGCTGGTCGCTGACTACGACGTGCTGGATTGGCTCCATGCGCTCGTCGAGGCAGCAGTCGATCTTCTTGATGCCGCCGCTGCCGGCTTGCTTCTGGCTGATCCGCACGGCCAGCTGCAGGTCCTGGCCTCCACCAGCGAACTAAGCCAACTGGTGGAGATACTTCAACTGGAGGCTGGCTCCGGGCCGTGCGTTGAGTGCTACCGGACAGGAACACTCGTGGTCGTGGAAGACATCCCCGCCATGAGCGGGCACTGGCCAGAATTCCAGGCGGCCGCCCTCTCACAGGGCTTCCGTTCGGTGCACGCGGTACCGCTCCGTGTTCAAGGCAGGACCATCGGGGCCATGGGCCTCTTCGGTGAACATCCGGGCACCCTGACCCAGGAGGATGTTGCCATCGGCCAGGCGCTGGCAGACGTGGCGACTATCAGCATTCTGCAGGAGCGCAGCATCCGGGAATCAGCCCTGGTCAACGATCATTTGCAACGCGCCCTGAACAGCCGCGTCCTCATCGAACAGGCCAAGGGCGTCTTTGCCTACACCGCGGGGGTCGATATGGACGAGGCCTTCCGACGGTTGCGCACCTTAGCGCGCGCCAGCAACCAGAACCTGCACGACACGGCAGCCCACGTCATCGACCGGACGCTGACTCTCTAG
- a CDS encoding GlsB/YeaQ/YmgE family stress response membrane protein, with product MGILGFLVLGLIAGAIAKAILPGRQGGGWLVTLLLGVVGAILGGWIGSLIFGGGLGSFFNLRTWLLAILGSVIALGIFAAATGGRRGIFSRRRL from the coding sequence ATGGGAATCCTCGGATTTCTCGTTCTCGGCCTGATCGCTGGAGCCATCGCGAAGGCCATCCTTCCCGGACGGCAGGGTGGCGGGTGGCTGGTGACCCTGCTCCTGGGCGTTGTCGGTGCGATCCTCGGCGGGTGGATCGGTTCGCTCATCTTTGGCGGAGGGCTCGGAAGTTTTTTCAACCTCCGGACCTGGCTGCTGGCCATCCTGGGATCCGTCATCGCACTGGGGATCTTCGCCGCCGCAACGGGCGGAAGGCGGGGGATCTTTTCCCGGCGCAGGCTCTGA
- a CDS encoding GAF and ANTAR domain-containing protein gives MSGAAVSMFGGAASETLVCASDKLAARLDELQFDLGEGPRWEARHTRLPVLVPDVRDAHPYSWPVFSKAILETEAAALFVFPLTVGALDLGVVELHHTKPGSLSEADRATASVLAAQTAWHLLRRVLLVNSPDTDPAVETALLSRREIHQATGMVLAQSGTSVADALLLMRAHAFANALSLRETADAVLQGSLNFAPQNDRDGNRGLQ, from the coding sequence GTGAGCGGTGCCGCCGTGTCCATGTTCGGGGGAGCGGCGTCGGAGACCTTAGTATGCGCAAGCGATAAGCTGGCGGCCCGGCTTGATGAACTGCAGTTTGATCTGGGCGAAGGTCCACGGTGGGAAGCGCGCCACACAAGGCTCCCGGTTCTGGTCCCTGATGTTCGCGACGCCCACCCATACTCGTGGCCGGTTTTTAGTAAAGCAATCCTGGAGACCGAAGCCGCGGCGCTGTTTGTCTTCCCGCTGACCGTGGGCGCTTTGGATCTGGGAGTCGTCGAACTCCACCACACGAAACCGGGCAGCCTGAGCGAAGCCGATCGCGCGACCGCATCGGTGCTCGCCGCCCAGACGGCATGGCATCTGTTGCGGCGGGTTCTGTTGGTGAACTCGCCGGACACGGACCCCGCAGTGGAAACGGCACTGTTGTCCAGACGGGAAATCCACCAGGCAACGGGAATGGTCCTGGCACAATCAGGGACTTCCGTTGCGGACGCCCTACTGCTGATGCGCGCACACGCATTCGCCAATGCGCTGTCACTACGGGAAACGGCTGACGCGGTGCTGCAGGGAAGCCTGAATTTTGCCCCGCAGAATGACAGAGACGGCAATCGTGGTCTGCAGTAA